A segment of the Lelliottia amnigena genome:
CATCCAGCAGGTTTTCCATTAAATGGGTAGTTTCCTGCAAAATGGTAAAACCAAAGGTTCCGGCGCCACCTTTAATAGAATGTGCCGCACGGAATATGGCATTCAGCTGTTCTGAATCCGGGGCCTCAGGCACCAAATTCAGGAGATGCTGCTCCATATCAGCCAACAACTCGTCGGCTTCATCAAAAAACGTCTGGTAAAAATCGCTAATATCCATGCTCACGCTATCACCTCGGATTGGCTTGTGGCGATGTTGGAACGGCAGCCGAAGGAACTGCCCCTGGCTGTTTTAAATCGTCCAGTGACTCATTCTGGCTATCGGCGTTTTCGTGCAGAATGCTCTGCTCCGCCTGCTGATTGAGTACCAAAAGACTAATACGACGGTTGACGGCATCTTCCGGCCCGCGGTCGGTCACACGCATACTGGATGACATGCCGACGACGCGCAGAACTTTGCCTTCATCAAGCCCACCTGCCACCAGCTCGCGACGCGAGGCGTTGGCACGATCGGCTGAGAGTTCCCAGTTGCTGTATCCCTTTTCACCGTTGGCATACGGGAAATCATCCGTATGGCCAGAAAGACTGATGTGATTAGGAATACCGTTCAGCACAGGCGCAATACCGCGCAAAATATCGCGCATGTAATATTCGACTTCCGCGCTACCTGTTTTGAACATTGGGCGGTTCTGGCTATCAATAATCTGGATGCGTAACCCTTCCTGCACCAGATCGATTTTCAGATGTGGACGCAGCGCGCGCAGTTTCGGGTCGGCCTCGATCAACTGGTCAAGGTCGCCACGTAATTTTTTGAGGCGCGCTTGTTCCATACGCTTTTTCAGCTCATCAATATTCGGTTCTTTTTTGACTTCACCCTTCTGTTGGGTGAAGTCATCACCACCGCCAGGAATGGGGCTGTCGCTGTTAGAGACTCGCGGCCCACCCGTAATGGCTGTCGCCAGCGGGGTTCTGAAATATTCCGCAATCTGTATCAGCTCCTTGGGGCTTGAGATCGACACCAGCCACATCACAAGGAAAAACGCCATCATCGCGGTCATAAAGTCCGCATACGCGATTTTCCACGAGCCATGGGAACCGTGCCCGTGACCTTTGTGTTTGCGCTTTTTTACTATGACGATGGGATGGGACTGATTTTTCATGCGTCCTCAGTGGTCGTCTGTTGGTTTGGGTTTTTCACCGCACGTACGTGTTCTTCCAGCTCGATAAACGAAGGACGCTCGCTGGAGTAAAGGGTTTTACGCCCAAATTCCACCGCGATTGGCGGTGCGTAGCCGTTCAGGTTCGACAGCAACGTGATTTTCACGCACTGCATCATCTTCGTTGTTTCTGCGCTCTTCTGACGTAACACACTCGACAGTGGAGAGATAAAACCATACGCCAGAAGAATACCGACGAACGTACCCACCATCGCGTGGGCAATCAATGCACCCAACTCCGCCGCCGGACGGTCTGCTGACGCCAGCGCGTGAACCACACCCATGACCGCCGCAACGATACCGAATGCCGGTAAGGAGTCGCCGACCATGGCCAGCGCAGCGGCCGGCACTTCGGATTCGCTCTCGTGGGTTTCGATCTCTTCGTCCATCAGCGCTTCGATTTCGAAGGTATTCATGTTGCCGCTGATGATGAGACGTAAGTAGTCGACAATGAAATCCAGCATCATCGCATCAGCGAGAATACGTGGATAGCTGGCGAAAATTTCGCTCTCTTTCGGGTTCTCGATATCCCTTTCCAGCGAGAACATGCCCTGCTGACGCGACTTCGCCATCAGGCGATAGAGCAGCGCGAGCAGATCCATGTACATGCTTTTGGTGTATTTCGAACGACGAAAAAGTAATGGGAGCGCCTTAAGCGTGCCCTTAATGGATTTACCGTTGTTGCCAACGATGAATGCACCTATGCCTGCGCCGCCGATAATAATCAGCTCAGCGGGTTGATAGAGTGCTCCAAGGTGTCCGCCGGTCATCATGTAACCGCCGAAAACTGTACCGAGAACTACCAGGTAACCTAATACGATAAGCACGACATCATCCTTCAGCTAGTGACTATGGCAAGATGCGCAGTTCGAATGATTGACCGGAATGCGGGGTAAAAAAAAGCAGCGGTAATTTCTTACCGCTGCTGGAATCTTGCCCCTACGTTCGGGTTAAACAGCTTGTTCGATCTGTTCATCCAGCAGTTGTGGATTACTATCGGCAGATTGCGGGGAAAGTTTACGTCTTTTACCGCACGTGATGGCGGCTGGCATAAACTGCAGGCAAAGCTACCTACAGGCTGATGAGCGTGGGTAATAAAGTTGCCGTCACAGCAGTTACAGCGCGACAATTGCAACAGGCCGCTTTCAACAAAGCGCACCAAAGTCCAGGCTCGGGTCAGCGCAAGCAACGGGCCTTCTTCAGGCTGCGGACATTGCTCAAGATAAAGTTTGTACGCTTTGATAACAGCGTCTACGCCAGTGCATAAACCCGTTTTAAGAAGATATTGCCAGGCATTGCAAAACATCGATGCATGGATGTTTTGCTCCCAGGTCATAAACCAATCGGTTGAAAATGGCAGCATGCCTTTTGGCGGCGGGCTGCCACGTAATTCTTTATACAACTTGATAAGACGACCGCGACTCAATTGAGTTTCGCTTTCCAGCATTTGCAAGCGGGCACCCAGCGTGATCAGTTCCATTGCCAACTGAATGTCGCGTGCTTCCTGAACAATGCTTTTTTCGCTCATCGTTAAGCCCTTTTCTTCCGGCCACTTCGTCAGTCTGGCTGACTTCAGTGAGGAGACGCGTTGAAAGCAGAATACCGGTATGGATCTGTTGCAGATCGTCAACACGAGAATCTTGGGTCAGACGCGTAATGGTCTGGTGACTGTCGAAACGGAACTGGCAAACCAGTTGATTAGTTTCCGCCAGTTTAACCATCTGCGGAAGCGTTAAACCGCCCAATGTTGTCGCCATTTCTTCACTAATACCAAGGCGGAACATCGCGGAAGGTTTGTCTTGACTAATCAAACGTTGTGCAAGTAATAAGTATGACAAATTGATGTCATAGACATGTTTCAACATTTCGGATGTGTGCATTTTTCCCATCCACAATAACCAACTATAATTTTTATGCGGATAAACCGCATCCCGTGATGTCGCCGGGAAAACCCCGGTAAAAAAATAAAGAAAAGGCTAAATGCATAGTTGTATTAAGGGTCGTGCTGAGTAAAACGCTCAGTGCTGTAATCGTTACATTCTGATAACACGCTTTATCAATTCTTACAAATAACTAAGATTTTTCCTAATTGCGGCAACTCTACTCGTCAGGTTTGAGACATACAATCCAGCCCTACCAAGAATTTAAAAAAAGTGTGATCTAGATCACAAAATTTAGCCAGAAAAATCTGCAAACCCATCAGTATGACTTGTTGATTGAACAAAAAGCGTTCAAATGCGACTCCTTTCTATTCTCACTGAACGAATAGTCATGCATAAGTATTAACAATATGAACACAAATTTACGATTGGGGTTTCGAGACAGCCCTAAAGTGCCTCACGCTCATTTCTACCATAGAAACAATTTCATTATTTATTTTAAAAACAACGTGTTAGTTATTGATGAATGTTAAATAATCGCGAATAGTTATCATATCAAACCGGTTGATAACCGGTTACAACCATTCAATAGTACATGATTAATTTTGTTGGATTTACGTTAAGTTCCTCATTTATCGTAGCAACCTGCGTTATGCCACTATTCGTTTTATAAGAATAATTAATGAATAATTATGATAAGCGTCACACGAGTGTCGTATTGCCCACTTGCGAACTCAGTAGAATAGCGGTAATGGTGTTGGATATCGTGGGCTTATAGTATAAGGAGTGCGTAATGAGTTACTCCCACCATTCTCGTCTCTGTTGCGGTCTCACCCGAAAGCCATCTCCTCGTCGCACGCGCCGTTTCCATAGCACGCCCCCCTCGACGCTCGCGTCAGTTTTATCACCCTCGCCGCTGAGCCGGAAATGTACAATCAGCTGGCCGCACCGATGCTGGAAAACATACGTGGACTTTTGCAGGAAGAGACGCAGCAATTTCTTCAGGAGTTGGAAGATAGAGCCCATTACCCTGTCGAGCGTACCTATATTGCGACGGGTGAGCTGAATGAACATATTCTGGATATTTGCCGCAAACAGCGCATCGATCTGGTGATATGTGGGAATCATAACCACAGCTTTTTCTCACGCGCGGCGTGCTCTGCAAAAGCGATTGTCAGTTCAAGCCAGGTGGATGTGCTGCTGGTTCCCCTCGGCAATTGATTTGCCGAGGGGGTATATCTATCAGGCGAGTTTAGGGAAGGTTGCAATCTTTTTTTGCAGATTGCTCTCCACGCTACGGGGAGTTGTACGCTTGAGATCGCGAATAAACGTCTCCTGCCAGTGGTTAATATCATTTTCGCGGATGACTTTCATCATCTCCGCATGCCGGGAAATGCGTTCCGTTAACGGCATTTTGAGCGCGCGATCCAACGCATTCGCCACATCATCACTGTCGTATGGATTGACGAGCAGCGCGGAGGTGAGTTCATTGGCCGCCCCAGCAAACTGCGACAGAACCAGCACGCCTGGGTCTTTAGGATCTTGCGCAGCCACATACTCTTTTGCGACAAGATTCATCCCATCACGCAGCGGCGTCACCAGACCAACCTCAGCGTAGCGGAACACCTTCATCAGGACTTTACGCTCGAAGTGTTGATTCAGATAATAGAGCGGTGTCCAGCCCAACTGGCCATAACGTCCGTTAATACGTCCGGCTTCAGTTTCGAGTTGGTGACGAATATCCTGATAGGCCTGGACTTCACCACGCGACGTTGGCGCGATCTGCGTATAACGAATCTTACCGTGATGCTGAGGATACTTCTCCAGCAGCCTCTCGTAAGCCTGAAAGCGCTCGGGCAACCCTTTTGAATAATCCAGTCGCTCGACAGAGAAAATGTTTTTAACGTTCTTCAGCTCATTTTTCAGCTGAGCCAGTTTAGGTGGCAGCGGCCCGGAGGCATCAGCGGCAATTTCGTCTGGCTCAATCCCGATGGGATAGACTTCTGTATCAAAGGTTTTCCCCCATGCCTGATGGGATTTTCCATGATGGGTGGTCAGTCGCGTTTTACCCGCGACGCTCTCGAGGAACGCCTGACGGTCATTCTCCGTCTGGAAGCCCAGCAGGTCATAGTCGCACAATCCTTCCAGCAGCTCTTCATGCGGTGGAATGGCGGTAAAAATTTCCGGCGTCGGGAACGGTATATGCAGGAAGAAACCGATGCGATTGTTCACCCCCCGTTTTCTCAGCTCGCTGGCAAACGGAAGCAAGTGATAATCGTGGATCCACAAAATATCGTCTTCTTCGATCAATGGCAGCAGTTTGTCCGCTAACAGCGCATTGACGCGCGTGTAGCCCTCCCAGGAGTCTCGCTGGAATTTGACCAGATCCAGGCGATAGTGAAACGCAGGCCACAGCACCGCGTTTGAGAACTGGGAGTAATACTCCTCATGATCTTGTTCACTGAGATTAAACGACGCCCACGTGATATTACCGCGCGTGACTTTCCTGTAAAGGCTTATCTTCGTTACCGACTTCTCCACTCCAGCCAAACCAGAGTCCACCCGCTGTTTTTAAGGCACCCAAAATCCCTACCGCCAGACCCCCGGCGCTGGATTTTTTATCATCCGGTGGCGCAATACGGTTAGAGACTACGACTAAGCGACCCATAATGTTTTCTCCTGTTGTGATGCGCTATTTTTTCTTCTTGTTGCTGGTTAGCGATTTCAGCGATCCACTGCCAGACGCTGGCAACATTCGCCAGTCGCCATTTCGCACAGGTTTCACCCTGCCCGACTTTTACCGATATCCCGTTTTCCTGATTCACGACGCTAAAACCGCTTTCATCGGTCAGGTCGTCACCGACAAAGACAGGTGTTCTCCCTTTAAACGGCATCTCGGCCATAAACGCCTTCAGCGCCTCGCCCTTTATTGATTCCCCTTGGCTTAATCTCAACAACGCATTTGCCCTGGCTGAATCGCCAGCTGAGCGTTAGCCTCAACGACAGACGCCGCAAGCTGGGTTATCGCCTGCTCGATGCTCTGGTGCACCGCGATAGTGCAGTGCAAAGGCCATGCCTTTCGCTTCCAGTTCCGTCCCCGGAAAATGGGAAAGCGCCGATGTGAGTTTCGCATGCAGTGACTTCACGAGCGGCTCGGGGAGAGAAACGATATGCGATTGATCATGGATGTCGCGGCGCTCCGCTCCGTGCACACCGGCAAGCGGAAAGCGGTAAGGCCGGGCAAGTTCATCGAGTTCGGCCATTGAGCGCCCTGATATCAATGCCAGAGCCCCCTGATTCAATTCTGATAGCTGATTCAACATCCGGAGAATATCGGCAGGTAAAACCACCTCGTCAGGATGCGGTTTGATCTCGGCCAGCGTCCCGTCGAGGTCGAAAAAGAATGCGTACTCTCCGGTCAGCACAGGCGGTATGGTTAACGTGTCTGCCACCCTTGTCCTCCTTACAGTTAGCGAGATGTCGAAACGGTTAGCATCTCAGTAGCCATGTAAGTATAGACAGTGTGACGGGGCTCGCCATTTCGCAAACCGCCTACCAGCAAAGCTGGCAAGCGGTTTGGGGGGGACGACTAGACTTAAAAGTTGGGTCGCTGGGAGGGGAAAAGTGCTTAAACGGTGCGTTTCGCTTTTTGCTTGTAACGGTCGAAAATCACCGCCGCCAGTAGGATCAGGCCGCGTACCACGTACTGAGAGAACGGGGAGATGTTCAGCAGGTTCATGGCGTTCTCAACCGTGCCGAGGATCAGGATACCCGCCACCACATATGAGATTTTTCCGATGCCGCCTTTAAGCGATACGCCGCCTAAAAACGCAGGCAGAGATGACAATCAGCTCATAACCAATCGACGTCATCGGCTGTCCACTGGTCATTCGCGAAGCCAAAATAATCCCCGCCGCTGCCGACACCAGTCCTGAAAGCACAAAGATAATAATCTTCGTACGCACAACCGGAACACCTGCAGACGTGCCGCTTCTTCATTGCCACCCAATCGCCAGGGTGTTGCGCCCAAAAGTGGTTCTGTTCAGCAAGAAACCGAAAATGATCAGACAGCCCACCGTCAGCCAGATTGGCGCAGGCAGACCCAGCCAGTTGGCATAGCCAGCGCAAAAAAGCGCTCGTCTTCAATACCCACCGCTTTACCGTCAGAAATGATGTACGCCAGACCGCGCACAATCTGCATGGTAGCGGAGGTGGTAATCAGGGCGTTGATTTTTAAACGCGCGATCACGAAGCCGTTCACCAGCCCGCTGAGCATACCCAGCAACAGACCCGCAAAAACGCCAATCCACAGGCTTTCCGTCATGTTGATGACCACTGCCGTTGTCACGCCGGCACAGGCAATCACCGAGGCGACAGACAGATCGAAATCACCGGGAGGCCAGACAGAAAAGCATGCCGCAGGCGACCATGCCAGACATGGAAATCGCCAGCCCGAGGCCTTTCATATTGATGAAGCTGGCGAAGTTAGGCACAAAAATCGCACAGCCGATAAACAGGACGGCAAACACCACCAGCATTCCGTATTGATCCCAGATGCGACCAAGACTGAAAGCCGACTTCTGCGTTTGCGATGTAGTAACAGAGGACATCATTAACTCCTTACTCAGGCGACAGCCTGGCTGACTTTAGGCATGGCGAGGCTCAACGCCTGTTGTTCATTCGCCTGTTCATGGTGTAACTCGCCGGCAATATCGCCTTCACGCATCACGATGATGCGGTCTGCAACGCCAAGCACTTCGGGAAGATCGCTGGACGCAAACAGCACCGCCACGCCGCGTTTTGCCAGTTCATAGATGACGTTATAGATCTCGTGTTTGGCCCCAACGTCGATGCCGCGGGTCGGTTCATCGAGCAAAATGACCTTCATCTCTTCTGATAGCCAGCGCCCGAGAATCGCCTTCTGCTGGTTGCCGCCGGAGAGGTTCATGATCAACTGTTCAGCACCCGGGGTTTTAATATTCAGCGAACGAATATGGTGATCCGCATTGCTGGATTCCCAGCCGTCATTAATCAGGCAGCCCGCACGGATAAACTTACGCCGCGCTGAAATATTAATGTTGTCGCGAACCGAGTGAACCGGAATGATCCCGTCGGCTTTGCGGTCTTCCGGACACAGCATCATGCCCGCGCGAATGGCGTGCGCCGGTTTTTGGATATTCACCGGCTGGCCGTCAATGTAGACCTGGCCTTCCGTGATGCGCGTCCCGCCAAACAGCCCTTTCATTAATTCACTGCGTCCAGCGCCCACCAGACCGAACAGGCCGACGATTTCGCCGCTGCGCACCGTCAGGCTGATTGGCGTGCGTACGCCAGGCGCTTTTACATTCTCAAGACGCAAACGCTCTGCGCCGTACTGCCTTGGTTGCCAGTGATAGATATCCCCCAGCTCGCGTCCGACCATCGCCTGCACCAGCTGATCATGATTAACCTGCTGCATGTCGGTGAAGGTCCGCACATAGCGACCATCCTTGAAGACGGTAATGGCATCGCTCAGGGCAAAGATCTCTTCCATACGGTGTGAGACATATAAAATGATGCGTCCTTCTTTGCGCAATTCACGAATAACGCGGAACAGGTTTTCGATTTCACGCGCGGAGAGTGAACTTGTCGGCTCATCGAAGGCGATAATTTTCGCGTTTCTCGCCAGCGCCTTGGCAATCTCCACCATCTGCCATTGACCGATAGACAGGTATTTCAATGGGATTTGCGGATCAATATCCAGGCCCAGATGTTTTAGCTGCAGCCCGGCTTCATAATTGAGTAAAGAGCGATTAACGAAACCGCCTTTATGCGGGAGTTGTCCCAGATAGATGTTTTCCGCTACCGTCATCTCAGGGACCAGATGCAGTTCCTGATAGATAATAGCGACCCCGGCATTCAGCGCAGCGGTGGTATCCGCAAACGCCATCTCTTCACCACGAATGGCGATGGTTCCGGTCGTCGGGGAATAGTTTCCGCTGAGGATTTTTAACAGCGTGGATTTTCCCGCGCCATTCTCCCCCATCAGGGCATGAACCTGACCCGGATAGCAGTCAAAGCTGATATCGGTCAGCGCATTAACACCGGGAAACGTTTTACCGATGCCGCGGAAAGAGAGATACGGGTCAGACTGTTGCATAACGTCTCCGTGATTCCAGTAGTGTACGGCTGGCCCCTCATGAATGAGGGGCGCAATCACAACGAATTACTTACCGCCCAGTCCTTTTTTGGCGAGTTCCTCTTTGAAGTTGTCACGGGTGATCAGCACAACGTCAGTGACCTCCGTAAACTTCGGTGGCTCAGCGTCTTTGGTCACCCAGTTGTAGAGCATTTCGCTGGATTTGTAGCCGTGGACATCCGGGCTTGGCAGCAGGGAGCCATAGAAACCGGTCGCCTGTGCTTTCGACAGCTCACTTACCGCATCAACGCCGTTAATGCCCACACCAATCACATCTGGGGCTTTAAAGCCCTGCCCTTCCGTTGCACGCACGCCGCCCAGCACGGTGTTGTCGTTCATGCCCAGCACCAGCCAGTGTTTCACTTCAGGATGCTGAACCAGCATGGAGTTAGCGGCATCAAATGCGCCTGGGATATCGTTCGATTTCGTCGGCACTTTATAGATTTGCGCTTCCGGGAAGCCTGCTGCTTTAAGCGCATCCATGGAGCCGGTTGTGCGGCGGCGAGCGGTGTCCAGCTCATCGGCCGTAATCGCCATCACAGCGGTTTCTTTCACGTTCCAACCGCGTTTCTGCATCTCTTTATAGAGTTCCTGACCCTGACGCTCCCCGATTTTGGTGGCCGCCATCATCACCAGTGGAACGGTATCCATCGGTTTGCCTTTTGCGGTAACGAACTGATCGTCAACCGCAATGACCTTCATCCCGTAACCCTTCGCTTTAGCGACAATAGCCGAGCCAAGTTTTGGGTCCGGCGTACAAATCACGAAACCTTTCGCGCCGCTGGCCGCGAGGCTATCAATCGCATTTAACGTTTTTTCACCATCGGGAACGGCGATTTTAATGACTTCAAAACCCAGATCTTTCCCGGCTTTATCCGCGAATTTCCACTCGGTCTGGAACCAGGGTTCTTCTGGTTGTTTAACCAAAAAACCGAGTTTTAAATTCTCTGCCATAGCGGATTGTGACATAACGGCAGCCAGACCGATGGCCGCGAGCGTTTTAGTAAATTTGTGCATGGTTATCTCCAGCTTTAGCGTTCTTTTATGTAGGGAACATTTACGTACTTTTTATTTAATCGGACTTAAAACAAGGCATTAGAGAAAACCTGTTATAAGTGATAGTGCTGGAGATAGTTTTAGCGGGAAATTAATCATCCATAAGAGAGCGCCATCACACCGCAGAATTACAGTAATTGCGTGCATAGATTCAGCGAGAAATGACATAAAAATGACGGGGTTTGTCGGACAAATCAGAAGGGGTTAAGCAAGATTATCCATAAGGTCAGCTAAGAAGTCCCTGTAAGCCGAACGCCATAGCGTCCGGCTCAGAATTTACCAGGCGTAGTAAATGTGATCGGCGTGATCGCGAACCGGCGTTTCATCACCCAATAAACGTGCCGAGAGCGTCAGGGCAAAATCAAACGCATGTCCAAGACCTTTTCCGCTCAGAAGGTTTTGATCTTCAACGACAGGGGCATCGACATATTCACCGTCGGTCACGGATTGCCATAAATCGCCAGAGCAGACATAGCGCCGCCCCTTAAGCAGGCCATTCGCGCCTAATACCCGCGCCGCTGCAGAGCAAATAGGGCATATTAATTTGCCGACTTCATCATGCATGGATATAAAACGGATAACGTCCCGACTGGCAGCCAGATTCACACTGCCCTGTGGCCCGCCGGGCAGTACCACGGCATCGTACAGGGTATCCATCCGCTCCCGCAACGTGCTGTCTGCCACCATAGGAATATCGTGGTAACTCACCACCGCTCGCGACTCTGCGCAGGCCAGCATTTCAACATCGATGTGCATACGTCGCAGAATATCAATGGTGATAATGGCTTCTGCTTCTTCAAATCCTGGTGCTAATAACACTGCGACTTTCGCCATGGAGCCTCCATCTTCAATATAATTTAAAACACCGTTTCATCTTCATGGAAAGCGCACAATCAAAAATGTGCCTGGATCACACTTTTTAGTATTTTATATAAAATGATCCACCTCAAAATATGCCGCTTCTCAAAAATAAACATGTCACGATATTTATGACATCAAAACAAATAAACAACCTAACCCTCTGTAATACATTAAAAATATAATAAACATGACATTTCATTCCCTGATAACTATAAGTCGAGATAATTCATAACAGGTGAAGGAATAATAAAAAATGTCATTGTTCGTAAATCTAATCCATTAAGCATTTTCTTAGGGCGGTGATGACGCTATGCTGATTTGAGTCAGTAAAGAAAGTGAACAGTCGATCACATTCAGGACATGCTGAACAGCTCTATTCTCGTATCAATGATCGGGTTCCAGAAATAAGGATATTATTATGACGACGCCAGGAATGATTCAGAAACTCAACGCCCAGATGAATCTTGAATTCAACACCTCCAATCTGTATCTCCATTTAAGCGACTGGTGTACCGAACACAGTCTCAACGGTACAGCCACTTTCCTGCGCGCCCAGGCGCAAAGCAACATCACACAAATGATGCGTGTTTTCGACTTTATGAAAAGTGCCGGGGGTAAT
Coding sequences within it:
- the motB gene encoding flagellar motor protein MotB, which produces MKNQSHPIVIVKKRKHKGHGHGSHGSWKIAYADFMTAMMAFFLVMWLVSISSPKELIQIAEYFRTPLATAITGGPRVSNSDSPIPGGGDDFTQQKGEVKKEPNIDELKKRMEQARLKKLRGDLDQLIEADPKLRALRPHLKIDLVQEGLRIQIIDSQNRPMFKTGSAEVEYYMRDILRGIAPVLNGIPNHISLSGHTDDFPYANGEKGYSNWELSADRANASRRELVAGGLDEGKVLRVVGMSSSMRVTDRGPEDAVNRRISLLVLNQQAEQSILHENADSQNESLDDLKQPGAVPSAAVPTSPQANPR
- the motA gene encoding flagellar motor protein MotA; this translates as MLIVLGYLVVLGTVFGGYMMTGGHLGALYQPAELIIIGGAGIGAFIVGNNGKSIKGTLKALPLLFRRSKYTKSMYMDLLALLYRLMAKSRQQGMFSLERDIENPKESEIFASYPRILADAMMLDFIVDYLRLIISGNMNTFEIEALMDEEIETHESESEVPAAALAMVGDSLPAFGIVAAVMGVVHALASADRPAAELGALIAHAMVGTFVGILLAYGFISPLSSVLRQKSAETTKMMQCVKITLLSNLNGYAPPIAVEFGRKTLYSSERPSFIELEEHVRAVKNPNQQTTTEDA
- the flhC gene encoding flagellar transcriptional activator FlhC, whose translation is MSEKSIVQEARDIQLAMELITLGARLQMLESETQLSRGRLIKLYKELRGSPPPKGMLPFSTDWFMTWEQNIHASMFCNAWQYLLKTGLCTGVDAVIKAYKLYLEQCPQPEEGPLLALTRAWTLVRFVESGLLQLSRCNCCDGNFITHAHQPVGSFACSLCQPPSRAVKDVNFPRNLPIVIHNCWMNRSNKLFNPNVGARFQQR
- the uspA_1 gene encoding universal stress protein UspC, yielding MYNQLAAPMLENIRGLLQEETQQFLQELEDRAHYPVERTYIATGELNEHILDICRKQRIDLVICGNHNHSFFSRAACSAKAIVSSSQVDVLLVPLGN
- the otsA_1 gene encoding trehalose-6-phosphate synthase gives rise to the protein MAGVEKSVTKISLYRKVTRGNITWASFNLSEQDHEEYYSQFSNAVLWPAFHYRLDLVKFQRDSWEGYTRVNALLADKLLPLIEEDDILWIHDYHLLPFASELRKRGVNNRIGFFLHIPFPTPEIFTAIPPHEELLEGLCDYDLLGFQTENDRQAFLESVAGKTRLTTHHGKSHQAWGKTFDTEVYPIGIEPDEIAADASGPLPPKLAQLKNELKNVKNIFSVERLDYSKGLPERFQAYERLLEKYPQHHGKIRYTQIAPTSRGEVQAYQDIRHQLETEAGRINGRYGQLGWTPLYYLNQHFERKVLMKVFRYAEVGLVTPLRDGMNLVAKEYVAAQDPKDPGVLVLSQFAGAANELTSALLVNPYDSDDVANALDRALKMPLTERISRHAEMMKVIRENDINHWQETFIRDLKRTTPRSVESNLQKKIATFPKLA
- the otsA_2 gene encoding trehalose-6-phosphate synthase, translating into MGRLVVVSNRIAPPDDKKSSAGGLAVGILGALKTAGGLWFGWSGEVGNEDKPLQESHAR
- the otsB_1 gene encoding trehalose-6-phosphate phosphatase, producing the protein MAEMPFKGRTPVFVGDDLTDESGFSVVNQENGISVKVGQGETCAKWRLANVASVWQWIAEIANQQQEEKIAHHNRRKHYGSLSRSL
- the otsB_2 gene encoding trehalose-6-phosphate phosphatase, which translates into the protein MADTLTIPPVLTGEYAFFFDLDGTLAEIKPHPDEVVLPADILRMLNQLSELNQGALALISGRSMAELDELARPYRFPLAGVHGAERRDIHDQSHIVSLPEPLVKSLHAKLTSALSHFPGTELEAKGMAFALHYRGAPEHRAGDNPACGVCR
- the araH_1 gene encoding L-arabinose ABC transporter permease araH; the encoded protein is MSSLPAFLGGVSLKGGIGKISYVVAGILILGTVENAMNLLNISPFSQYVVRGLILLAAVIFDRYKQKAKRTV
- the araH_2 gene encoding L-arabinose ABC transporter permease araH encodes the protein MIACAGVTTAVVINMTESLWIGVFAGLLLGMLSGLVNGFVIARLKINALITTSATMQIVRGLAYIISDGKAVGIEDERFFALAMPTGWVCLRQSG
- the araH_3 gene encoding L-arabinose ABC transporter permease araH, whose translation is MSSVTTSQTQKSAFSLGRIWDQYGMLVVFAVLFIGCAIFVPNFASFINMKGLGLAISMSGMVACGMLFCLASR
- the araG gene encoding L-arabinose transporter ATP-binding protein yields the protein MQQSDPYLSFRGIGKTFPGVNALTDISFDCYPGQVHALMGENGAGKSTLLKILSGNYSPTTGTIAIRGEEMAFADTTAALNAGVAIIYQELHLVPEMTVAENIYLGQLPHKGGFVNRSLLNYEAGLQLKHLGLDIDPQIPLKYLSIGQWQMVEIAKALARNAKIIAFDEPTSSLSAREIENLFRVIRELRKEGRIILYVSHRMEEIFALSDAITVFKDGRYVRTFTDMQQVNHDQLVQAMVGRELGDIYHWQPRQYGAERLRLENVKAPGVRTPISLTVRSGEIVGLFGLVGAGRSELMKGLFGGTRITEGQVYIDGQPVNIQKPAHAIRAGMMLCPEDRKADGIIPVHSVRDNINISARRKFIRAGCLINDGWESSNADHHIRSLNIKTPGAEQLIMNLSGGNQQKAILGRWLSEEMKVILLDEPTRGIDVGAKHEIYNVIYELAKRGVAVLFASSDLPEVLGVADRIIVMREGDIAGELHHEQANEQQALSLAMPKVSQAVA
- the araF gene encoding periplasmic binding protein/LacI transcriptional regulator; its protein translation is MHKFTKTLAAIGLAAVMSQSAMAENLKLGFLVKQPEEPWFQTEWKFADKAGKDLGFEVIKIAVPDGEKTLNAIDSLAASGAKGFVICTPDPKLGSAIVAKAKGYGMKVIAVDDQFVTAKGKPMDTVPLVMMAATKIGERQGQELYKEMQKRGWNVKETAVMAITADELDTARRRTTGSMDALKAAGFPEAQIYKVPTKSNDIPGAFDAANSMLVQHPEVKHWLVLGMNDNTVLGGVRATEGQGFKAPDVIGVGINGVDAVSELSKAQATGFYGSLLPSPDVHGYKSSEMLYNWVTKDAEPPKFTEVTDVVLITRDNFKEELAKKGLGGK
- the yajL_2 gene encoding ThiJ/PfpI domain-containing protein, with amino-acid sequence MAKVAVLLAPGFEEAEAIITIDILRRMHIDVEMLACAESRAVVSYHDIPMVADSTLRERMDTLYDAVVLPGGPQGSVNLAASRDVIRFISMHDEVGKLICPICSAAARVLGANGLLKGRRYVCSGDLWQSVTDGEYVDAPVVEDQNLLSGKGLGHAFDFALTLSARLLGDETPVRDHADHIYYAW